The following proteins are co-located in the Methanobrevibacter sp. genome:
- a CDS encoding fructose 1,6-bisphosphatase, whose amino-acid sequence AEANPIRFDGPPRVVGLGFQVANGQLIGPVDLFDDPAFDPAREQAANIASYLRRHGPFEPHRLPAEEMEYTSLPGVMEKLESRFEDMD is encoded by the coding sequence AGCAGAAGCAAACCCAATCAGATTTGACGGACCACCTAGAGTAGTTGGTTTAGGTTTCCAAGTAGCTAACGGTCAATTAATCGGTCCTGTAGACTTATTCGATGACCCTGCATTCGACCCTGCTCGTGAACAAGCAGCAAACATTGCAAGCTACCTCAGAAGACACGGTCCTTTCGAACCTCACAGATTACCTGCTGAGGAAATGGAATACACTTCATTACCTGGTGTAATGGAAAAATTAGAATCCAGATTCGAAGATATGGATTAA
- a CDS encoding DUF3781 domain-containing protein, with protein MHKSELLKNIDKIHTTEMGIGRIQKNLGITDEPVNYCISKLKKEESIVEKQGKNYYVIVDDCKITINSSSFTIITAHKN; from the coding sequence ATGCATAAATCAGAACTATTGAAAAATATTGATAAAATTCATACAACAGAAATGGGTATTGGAAGAATACAGAAAAACTTAGGAATAACAGATGAACCTGTTAATTATTGTATTTCAAAACTAAAAAAAGAAGAGTCAATTGTTGAAAAACAAGGAAAAAACTATTATGTAATAGTTGATGATTGTAAAATAACTATTAATTCAAGCAGTTTCACAATAATAACTGCTCATAAAAACTAA
- a CDS encoding ABC transporter permease produces MSFLKFILKNPFRRKNSAILAIVGIAIGIIVIVSLGGITDGLVNTFEDTIHAGGADFSISGKETGDSAYGTNTIDSGWTEKIANVSGVDEAYPIYVVLTSVGDDSMNTLIGIDAEGSELADISMKEGRLFENNASEVILGEIYADDNDYSVGDNIKIKDETFDVVGIYETGDQNMAGGVFTSISKVGEIMDDEDSISNIYVKVEKGADAQTVADRIDDKYGDNITTVTSVMEMTQMANMLNMLQASTWAISLLAIVVGGLGIINTMLMSVFERTREIGVLKAVGWSNKKILTMIVGESLVITIVSAIIGSLIGFVACTLLGPQIGISPLFTPKIFIQAFAIAIIVGIIGGVYPAIKAVQLPPTEALRYE; encoded by the coding sequence ATGTCATTTTTAAAATTTATTCTTAAAAATCCATTTAGGAGGAAAAATAGTGCAATCTTAGCTATTGTGGGAATTGCAATAGGTATTATTGTCATAGTTTCTCTTGGAGGAATTACAGATGGTCTGGTCAATACGTTTGAAGATACCATCCATGCAGGAGGTGCTGATTTTTCAATTTCAGGAAAGGAAACTGGAGATTCTGCATATGGAACAAACACAATAGATTCTGGCTGGACAGAAAAGATAGCTAATGTGTCTGGTGTGGATGAAGCTTATCCGATTTATGTTGTTTTGACTTCTGTTGGTGATGACTCTATGAATACTCTGATTGGTATTGATGCTGAAGGCAGTGAACTTGCAGACATATCAATGAAAGAAGGTAGGCTTTTTGAAAATAATGCTTCTGAAGTTATTTTAGGTGAAATCTACGCAGATGATAATGATTATTCTGTAGGAGATAACATCAAAATTAAAGATGAAACATTTGATGTAGTTGGTATTTATGAAACTGGTGATCAAAACATGGCTGGTGGAGTATTTACATCAATTTCCAAAGTAGGAGAAATAATGGATGATGAAGACTCAATTTCCAATATTTATGTTAAAGTAGAAAAAGGTGCAGATGCCCAAACAGTTGCTGATAGAATTGATGATAAATATGGAGATAATATTACTACAGTAACATCAGTTATGGAAATGACTCAAATGGCTAACATGTTAAATATGCTTCAGGCATCAACTTGGGCAATTTCACTTCTGGCAATTGTTGTTGGTGGCCTTGGTATCATTAACACAATGCTGATGTCAGTATTTGAGAGAACTCGTGAAATTGGTGTGTTGAAGGCAGTGGGTTGGTCAAATAAGAAGATTCTTACAATGATTGTCGGTGAATCATTGGTAATTACTATTGTATCTGCAATTATCGGCTCTTTGATAGGATTTGTAGCATGCACATTGTTAGGTCCTCAAATAGGAATAAGTCCATTATTTACACCAAAGATATTCATACAGGCATTTGCAATTGCAATAATTGTTGGAATAATCGGTGGAGTATATCCTGCAATTAAGGCAGTGCAGCTTCCACCAACTGAGGCATTGAGGTATGAGTGA
- a CDS encoding ABC transporter ATP-binding protein encodes MNAVEIKDLYKSYENGKIKALNGVDLTIKQGEFVSIIGPSGSGKSTLLNMLGALDVPDSGSIYVAGEDLKSSKNLNKFRAEKIGFIFQLHNLIPNISVVENIEIPMYTQKMSSKEMRSRALKLLDDVGLGDKAKILPNKLSGGERQRVAIARALANNPSIILADEPTGSLDSKTSSKILKQLINLHEDKNVTLIIVTHDMDVAKLADRVIEVLDGEIISTGDDSLINSKIDV; translated from the coding sequence ATGAATGCTGTGGAAATAAAAGATTTGTATAAAAGCTATGAAAATGGAAAAATCAAAGCATTGAATGGGGTTGACCTCACAATTAAACAGGGTGAATTCGTATCAATTATAGGTCCATCAGGTTCTGGTAAGTCAACATTGTTAAATATGCTTGGAGCATTGGATGTGCCCGATTCAGGAAGTATTTATGTTGCTGGTGAGGACTTAAAAAGTTCTAAAAATCTAAACAAGTTCAGGGCAGAAAAAATTGGATTCATATTCCAGTTGCATAATTTGATTCCAAACATTTCTGTTGTTGAAAACATTGAAATTCCAATGTATACTCAAAAAATGTCATCAAAAGAAATGAGATCTCGTGCACTTAAGTTGTTGGATGATGTTGGCCTTGGAGATAAGGCAAAGATTTTGCCGAACAAATTGTCTGGTGGTGAACGTCAAAGAGTAGCTATTGCTCGTGCACTAGCAAACAACCCCTCAATAATATTGGCAGATGAACCAACAGGATCACTAGATTCTAAAACAAGTAGTAAAATTCTTAAGCAATTAATCAATTTACACGAAGATAAAAATGTAACATTAATAATTGTAACTCATGATATGGATGTAGCCAAACTAGCTGATAGAGTTATTGAAGTTTTGGATGGTGAAATAATCTCAACAGGTGATGATTCTTTAATAAATAGCAAAATTGATGTTTAG
- a CDS encoding DUF357 domain-containing protein — protein sequence MTELESPEKIAKDIAKLERNLNQVADITFEGKEKEVYDRAIDYWNDSKYYLEKEDMRTAFGCIEYSHGLLDALRMIHGII from the coding sequence ATGACTGAACTTGAAAGTCCTGAAAAGATAGCAAAAGACATTGCAAAATTAGAGAGAAATTTAAATCAGGTAGCTGACATCACTTTTGAAGGAAAAGAAAAAGAAGTTTATGACCGAGCTATTGATTACTGGAATGATTCCAAATATTATCTCGAAAAAGAAGATATGAGGACTGCATTCGGTTGTATTGAATACAGTCACGGTTTACTTGATGCTTTAAGGATGATTCATGGAATCATCTAA
- a CDS encoding CDP-alcohol phosphatidyltransferase family protein, with protein MLQSLRPLLTRILNPVAKRLNVNPNIVTVISPFVALLAAYGFANKLLILGTVAILLSGFLDVVDGAVARYHNRSSKFGAFLDSTMDRFADAIIYIGIIFGGYCDWFVGVLAIHSAICVSYVRARAESQGAECNIGIAERAVRMIILMVGAIIGYFAGDIYFTYIIYILVILSYFTVGQRILHVWRQLND; from the coding sequence ATGCTTCAAAGTTTAAGACCATTATTAACAAGAATATTGAACCCTGTCGCTAAGAGATTAAATGTAAATCCAAATATTGTGACAGTAATTTCACCATTTGTTGCTCTTCTTGCAGCTTATGGATTTGCAAATAAATTATTGATTTTAGGAACCGTGGCAATTTTACTTTCCGGATTTTTAGATGTTGTTGACGGTGCTGTTGCAAGATATCATAATAGATCTTCCAAATTTGGTGCTTTCCTTGACTCTACAATGGACAGGTTTGCAGATGCAATAATCTACATTGGAATAATATTTGGTGGATACTGTGACTGGTTTGTTGGAGTTCTCGCAATTCATTCCGCAATATGTGTGAGTTATGTAAGAGCAAGAGCAGAATCACAGGGGGCTGAATGCAATATTGGAATTGCAGAACGTGCCGTTCGTATGATTATATTAATGGTCGGGGCAATAATCGGATACTTCGCAGGAGATATCTACTTTACATACATCATTTACATATTAGTAATATTATCTTACTTTACTGTTGGACAAAGAATATTACACGTTTGGAGGCAATTAAATGACTGA
- a CDS encoding threonylcarbamoyl-AMP synthase, with protein MKILKTSIDCIDEKIINEAINVLADGGVVLYPTDTVYGLGANIFDKKAVRRVYDIKQRSFLKPFSILVKDIEAIDLVAKVSLNQKKLFYKYLPGPYTFILGKRSIVPRSVTSGLNNVGVRVPDCGIACNLARIFPITTTSANLSDDEMLSNPKEILEQLDCDVDLVIDVGDLDSNDPSSIVDLSGFKPRIIRK; from the coding sequence ATGAAAATTTTAAAAACAAGTATTGACTGTATTGATGAAAAAATAATTAATGAAGCTATTAATGTATTGGCTGATGGTGGGGTGGTATTATATCCTACAGATACTGTTTATGGTTTGGGAGCTAATATTTTTGATAAAAAAGCAGTTAGAAGAGTTTATGACATTAAACAGAGAAGTTTTCTAAAGCCTTTTTCAATACTTGTTAAAGACATTGAAGCTATTGATTTGGTTGCAAAGGTCTCATTAAATCAAAAAAAACTTTTTTATAAATACTTGCCGGGACCATATACATTTATTTTAGGCAAACGCAGCATAGTTCCACGTTCAGTTACAAGTGGATTGAATAATGTTGGTGTTAGGGTTCCTGATTGTGGAATCGCATGTAATTTAGCAAGAATTTTCCCAATTACCACAACCAGTGCAAATCTTTCTGATGATGAAATGTTATCAAATCCTAAAGAGATATTGGAACAGTTGGATTGTGATGTTGATTTGGTGATTGATGTTGGAGATTTGGATTCAAATGACCCGTCATCTATTGTTGATTTATCCGGATTCAAGCCAAGAATCATCAGAAAATAA
- the radB gene encoding DNA repair and recombination protein RadB, whose translation MKVLANFEDNHKIPSNSALDVMLSGGFEKGTITQIFGPPSSGKSNISLSVAVNVAKSHKKVIYIDTEGGISIDRIKQISGDDFSNVANNIIVFEPTSFLEQNDTVKSIEVWLRKNHRDVDLIVLDSAVALYRVDDMKSSRLNKELGKQMGLLSKIARQYDVAVILTNQIYSSFDDEGNNDVKAVGGTILQYWSKVIIQLERGDEINQRIATLKRHRSIPEGKQAIFSITSRGII comes from the coding sequence ATGAAAGTATTAGCTAATTTTGAAGATAATCACAAAATTCCATCAAATTCTGCTCTTGATGTAATGTTAAGTGGTGGATTTGAAAAAGGAACAATTACTCAGATATTTGGACCACCTAGCTCAGGTAAAAGTAATATAAGTTTATCTGTAGCAGTTAATGTTGCCAAATCTCATAAAAAAGTGATTTATATTGATACTGAAGGGGGAATCTCAATTGATAGGATCAAACAAATTTCAGGTGATGACTTTTCAAATGTTGCTAATAATATAATTGTTTTTGAACCGACAAGCTTTTTGGAACAGAATGATACTGTCAAGTCAATTGAAGTATGGCTTAGAAAAAACCATCGGGATGTCGATTTAATTGTTTTGGACTCTGCTGTTGCATTATATAGGGTAGATGATATGAAATCATCAAGATTAAATAAGGAATTAGGTAAGCAGATGGGTCTTTTATCCAAAATCGCCAGACAATATGATGTTGCAGTAATTTTGACAAATCAGATTTATAGTTCCTTTGATGATGAAGGAAACAATGATGTTAAAGCAGTTGGTGGAACTATTCTACAGTATTGGAGTAAAGTAATAATTCAACTTGAACGTGGTGATGAAATCAATCAAAGAATTGCCACATTAAAACGTCATAGAAGCATTCCTGAAGGAAAACAAGCAATTTTTTCAATTACTTCAAGAGGGATTATTTAG
- a CDS encoding pyridoxal phosphate-dependent aminotransferase yields MRTNFDIKNPKKKFKKTERVPPKGYDNANDFFEDMYMDEDMIWMGQNTNHLHDDTIANAMIDAIRMKTYCRYPAPEGFSELKKLVLEDLGFEGKEVLLTSGATESLYLCMQALLAPEDNVVLSDPGYFIIGDFANRFANEVRYVPIYDEKYNYKLTPDLLRENMDENTRMVILIDPLNPLGSSYTEDELKEFAEIAKENDIYLLHDVTYKDFAREHFLVENYAPGQTLTIYSFSKIFGMAGLRIGGVISSKPIIDAIKNAVVNDLGVNIISQYGAIAGLKSKDAWFEDMRQTCFENQRLIKEMVDTVDGIFLPVYPSDANMMVIDVYETGINPKDLSNYLIKKGLFTREGEYTSDEYGDRYLRISFSIPTEEIEVFCEEFPKAIETLRK; encoded by the coding sequence ATGAGGACTAATTTTGATATTAAAAACCCAAAGAAAAAGTTTAAAAAAACTGAAAGGGTGCCTCCAAAAGGTTATGATAACGCAAATGACTTTTTTGAAGATATGTATATGGACGAAGATATGATTTGGATGGGTCAAAACACCAACCATTTACATGATGATACAATAGCTAATGCTATGATTGATGCTATTCGTATGAAAACCTATTGCAGATATCCTGCCCCAGAAGGATTTTCAGAACTCAAAAAATTAGTTTTAGAAGACTTAGGTTTTGAAGGTAAAGAAGTTTTATTAACATCTGGTGCAACTGAATCATTATACTTATGTATGCAAGCGTTACTCGCACCTGAAGATAATGTGGTTTTATCAGATCCGGGATACTTTATTATTGGGGACTTTGCAAACAGATTTGCAAATGAAGTAAGATATGTCCCTATTTATGATGAAAAATACAATTATAAATTAACTCCTGATCTCTTAAGAGAAAATATGGATGAAAATACTCGTATGGTTATTTTAATCGATCCATTAAATCCTTTAGGTTCCTCATACACTGAAGATGAATTAAAAGAATTTGCAGAAATCGCAAAGGAAAATGATATTTACCTTTTACATGATGTTACTTACAAAGACTTTGCAAGAGAACATTTCTTAGTTGAAAATTATGCTCCTGGCCAAACCTTGACCATTTACAGTTTCTCAAAAATATTTGGAATGGCTGGTTTAAGAATTGGCGGAGTTATTTCTTCAAAACCAATAATTGATGCTATTAAAAATGCTGTTGTAAACGATTTAGGTGTAAACATTATTTCTCAATATGGTGCTATTGCAGGTCTCAAATCAAAAGATGCTTGGTTTGAAGACATGAGACAAACCTGTTTTGAGAATCAAAGATTAATCAAAGAAATGGTTGATACAGTTGATGGTATTTTCTTACCAGTATATCCGTCTGATGCAAACATGATGGTTATTGATGTTTACGAAACTGGAATCAATCCAAAAGATTTATCAAATTATCTAATTAAAAAAGGACTTTTCACAAGAGAAGGAGAATACACTTCTGATGAATATGGTGACAGATACTTACGTATAAGTTTCTCCATTCCAACAGAAGAAATTGAAGTATTCTGTGAAGAGTTCCCTAAAGCTATTGAAACTTTAAGAAAATGA
- a CDS encoding 4Fe-4S binding protein produces MGFKYHKPLPNFYKTDNPTNPKREISDELLFELNELAKKYNFTGISYSKLSDNFKKDLNINFDNVIIFKFLIGEELINMEPSQKKGKLMDKEFQNYGVHVYEFADFLRENGFQADLLHPLDDNLSLRAIAMQSRDCIITRSNICLFKDGLNNSFFMVHTSIDNLPVKDENDMLWVKEFCSTCGVCIERCPNDAFDDNEKILRKVCTAHREGCNECILKCPFFKRGYDKVKRRYDRMNK; encoded by the coding sequence ATGGGGTTTAAATATCATAAACCTCTTCCTAATTTTTATAAAACTGATAATCCAACTAATCCTAAAAGAGAAATATCAGATGAACTGCTTTTTGAATTAAATGAACTGGCTAAAAAATATAATTTTACTGGAATTAGCTATTCTAAATTGTCTGATAATTTTAAAAAGGATTTGAATATAAATTTTGATAATGTAATTATTTTTAAATTTCTCATTGGGGAAGAATTAATAAATATGGAACCTTCTCAAAAGAAAGGAAAATTGATGGATAAGGAATTCCAGAACTATGGAGTTCATGTTTATGAGTTTGCAGATTTTTTAAGGGAAAATGGATTTCAAGCAGATTTGTTGCATCCTTTAGATGACAACTTAAGTTTAAGGGCAATAGCTATGCAGTCAAGAGATTGTATAATTACTAGAAGCAACATATGTTTATTTAAAGATGGGTTGAACAACAGTTTTTTCATGGTTCATACTTCAATCGATAATCTTCCTGTCAAGGATGAAAATGATATGTTGTGGGTTAAAGAATTCTGTTCAACCTGTGGTGTTTGCATCGAACGATGTCCTAATGATGCATTTGATGATAATGAAAAAATTTTAAGGAAAGTTTGCACTGCCCATAGGGAAGGCTGTAATGAATGTATTCTAAAATGTCCTTTCTTTAAAAGAGGTTATGATAAAGTTAAAAGAAGATATGATCGGATGAATAAGTAG
- a CDS encoding putative zinc-binding protein, with translation MSDKIALVSCSGLSPLGLVVRAASVELALENDNIVAACITEYSAQPNNCSPILDDAKIVTITGCADDCASVILKEKEVDSVKNISADSVVKAYDLNPLDAVRLDEDGEKAVIVLKKYILKELENI, from the coding sequence ATGAGTGATAAAATAGCTTTAGTTTCATGTAGTGGTTTAAGTCCATTAGGATTAGTTGTAAGAGCTGCAAGTGTTGAGCTTGCTTTAGAAAATGATAATATTGTTGCAGCATGCATTACTGAATATTCTGCTCAACCAAACAATTGTTCTCCAATTTTGGATGATGCAAAAATTGTTACAATAACTGGTTGTGCTGATGACTGTGCTTCTGTTATATTGAAAGAAAAAGAAGTGGATTCAGTTAAAAATATTTCAGCAGATTCTGTTGTAAAAGCTTATGATTTAAATCCATTGGATGCGGTTCGTTTAGATGAAGATGGTGAAAAAGCAGTTATTGTTTTGAAAAAATACATCTTAAAAGAACTTGAAAACATCTAA
- a CDS encoding ribosome biogenesis/translation initiation ATPase RLI: protein MTRISILDKDRCQPKKCDYLCINYCPGVRMDEDTIIIDEDTKKPLISEELCEGCGICTNRCPFDAITIINLPEAAGEPIHRFGQNQFELFGIPTLEEGTVLGLLGQNGIGKSTIMNILSGNLIPNFGDYENKPENWDDVIEFYKGSSLQKYFKDLSEGNIKTILKPQMVDQLPKVVKGKVRDLLTQVNERDKLEYVTEELQLENVLDRKMENLSGGELQRVAIAATVLREGDFYYFDEPTSWLDVSQRLNAVKVIRSLAEEGKSVLVIEHDLATLDALSDNIHILYGQPGGYGVVSGRKGVRLGINAYINGFLAEENVRIRRNPIEFTIRPPTPEDEGDALASYSDLNKDYDGFKLSADAGEIFYDEIVTAFGSNGIGKTTFAKILAGVEEPTNGEVDEEVKIAYKPQYIVSNFEGTVSDFLYMNAPSFGSKIFESEIMKPLTLDEMLDKPVKGLSGGELQRLAIAATLSKDAEIYLFDEPTAFLDVEQRLIAARVIRKMVESRNAASLIVDHDIVFIDYISDRAMVFNGTPGLNGHASKPTDLRNAMNEFLGNLNITFRRDKETKRPRVNKLDSYKDREQKEKGEYYYLSD, encoded by the coding sequence ATGACTCGTATTTCAATTTTAGACAAAGATAGATGTCAACCAAAAAAATGTGATTATCTTTGTATCAATTACTGTCCAGGTGTTAGAATGGATGAAGACACCATCATAATTGACGAAGATACCAAAAAACCGTTGATATCTGAAGAATTATGTGAAGGATGCGGTATTTGTACAAATAGATGTCCTTTCGATGCTATTACAATTATCAACTTACCAGAAGCTGCAGGAGAACCAATTCACAGATTTGGTCAAAACCAATTCGAATTGTTTGGAATTCCAACCCTTGAAGAAGGAACAGTTTTAGGTCTTCTTGGGCAAAACGGTATTGGTAAATCCACAATCATGAATATTTTATCAGGAAACTTAATTCCTAACTTCGGAGATTATGAAAACAAACCTGAAAACTGGGACGATGTAATTGAATTCTACAAAGGATCATCCCTTCAAAAATACTTCAAGGATTTATCTGAAGGAAACATCAAAACAATCCTCAAACCACAAATGGTCGACCAGCTTCCAAAAGTTGTAAAAGGAAAAGTAAGAGACTTGCTCACTCAAGTAAATGAAAGAGACAAACTCGAGTATGTTACCGAAGAATTACAGCTTGAAAATGTATTGGACAGAAAAATGGAAAACCTAAGTGGTGGGGAACTTCAAAGAGTTGCAATAGCTGCAACTGTTTTAAGAGAAGGAGATTTCTATTACTTCGACGAACCTACTTCCTGGCTTGACGTATCTCAAAGATTAAATGCTGTAAAAGTAATCCGTTCACTTGCAGAAGAAGGAAAAAGCGTTCTTGTTATTGAGCACGACCTTGCTACATTAGATGCATTATCCGACAACATCCATATTTTATATGGCCAACCTGGAGGATATGGAGTCGTATCTGGAAGAAAAGGTGTTCGTTTAGGAATTAATGCTTACATCAATGGTTTCTTAGCTGAAGAAAATGTAAGAATCAGAAGAAACCCTATTGAATTTACTATAAGACCACCAACTCCTGAAGATGAAGGAGATGCACTTGCAAGCTATTCCGATTTAAACAAAGATTATGACGGATTTAAATTATCTGCAGATGCTGGTGAAATATTCTATGATGAAATCGTAACTGCATTCGGTTCAAACGGTATTGGTAAAACCACTTTTGCTAAAATACTCGCAGGAGTTGAAGAACCAACCAACGGAGAAGTTGATGAAGAAGTTAAAATTGCATACAAACCACAATACATAGTTTCCAACTTTGAAGGAACTGTAAGTGACTTCTTATATATGAATGCTCCTAGTTTTGGTAGTAAAATCTTTGAAAGTGAAATCATGAAACCATTAACATTGGATGAAATGTTAGATAAACCAGTTAAAGGATTGAGTGGTGGAGAACTTCAAAGATTAGCTATTGCTGCAACATTATCAAAAGATGCTGAAATCTATCTTTTCGACGAACCTACAGCATTCTTAGATGTAGAACAAAGATTGATTGCTGCAAGAGTTATCCGTAAGATGGTTGAAAGTAGAAATGCTGCTTCACTTATTGTTGACCACGATATCGTATTTATCGATTACATTTCAGATAGGGCAATGGTATTCAACGGAACTCCTGGTTTAAACGGTCATGCATCAAAACCAACAGACCTTAGAAATGCAATGAACGAATTCTTAGGAAATCTCAACATTACATTCAGAAGAGATAAAGAAACAAAAAGACCAAGAGTAAACAAACTTGACAGTTATAAAGATCGTGAACAAAAAGAGAAAGGAGAATATTATTACTTATCTGATTAA
- the pth2 gene encoding aminoacyl-tRNA hydrolase, which translates to MKQVMIVRTDLKMGKGKIAAQCCHGSIGSYKKASPEKIRKWESEAYAKVVLKVKTLDEITELKKLADINKIPNYLVVDAGRTQIPSSSVTVLALGPDEDEKIDKITGDLKLL; encoded by the coding sequence ATGAAACAAGTGATGATTGTAAGAACTGATTTAAAAATGGGTAAAGGAAAAATAGCTGCTCAATGTTGTCATGGGTCTATTGGTTCATATAAAAAAGCTTCTCCTGAAAAGATTAGAAAATGGGAGAGTGAAGCTTATGCTAAGGTTGTTTTAAAGGTTAAAACTTTGGATGAAATAACTGAGCTTAAAAAATTGGCGGATATCAATAAAATTCCTAATTATTTGGTTGTTGATGCTGGAAGAACTCAGATACCTTCGTCAAGTGTTACAGTTTTAGCGCTTGGTCCTGATGAAGATGAAAAGATTGATAAGATAACTGGTGATTTGAAACTATTATAG
- a CDS encoding delta 1-pyrroline-5-carboxylate synthetase encodes MAKQLKGTDSLIVLGGGEFANLIRKYDSEISFSQETNHWTAIDCMDIIAKLVNDKVDSTKLAYSIDEAKKISDDGFTPIFIVSEFLRSEDPFECSWDVTSDSIAAYVSHLLNANLLIVTNVNGIYTQEPKEPGSTFISKIDAKTMLNFQESSIDVMLPSLLLKFGTNCYVVNGKCPERVLSLIDDNINDYNFDYTQIIGD; translated from the coding sequence TTGGCAAAACAGCTAAAAGGAACAGATTCTCTCATTGTTCTTGGTGGAGGAGAATTTGCAAACCTTATTCGTAAATATGACTCTGAAATTAGTTTTTCACAAGAAACTAATCACTGGACTGCTATTGACTGTATGGATATAATAGCTAAACTTGTCAATGATAAGGTGGACTCTACAAAATTGGCATATAGTATAGATGAGGCTAAAAAGATTTCTGATGATGGTTTTACACCAATATTCATTGTTTCAGAATTTTTAAGAAGTGAAGATCCATTTGAATGTTCATGGGATGTAACTTCAGATTCCATTGCAGCTTATGTTTCTCACCTTCTAAATGCAAACCTTTTAATAGTAACAAATGTAAATGGTATATATACCCAAGAACCTAAAGAGCCAGGTTCAACATTCATAAGTAAAATCGATGCAAAAACTATGCTAAATTTTCAAGAGTCATCGATTGATGTAATGTTACCATCTCTTTTATTGAAGTTCGGGACTAATTGTTATGTTGTGAATGGGAAGTGCCCTGAAAGGGTTTTATCTTTAATAGATGATAATATAAATGATTATAACTTCGATTACACACAAATAATAGGTGATTAA
- a CDS encoding zinc finger domain-containing protein gives MKTVECISCKQEIPLTGTFVEFECPICGAKIARCEKCRTFGHAYKCECGFEGP, from the coding sequence ATGAAAACTGTAGAATGCATTTCATGTAAACAAGAAATTCCATTAACTGGTACATTTGTTGAATTCGAATGTCCTATTTGTGGAGCAAAAATCGCAAGATGTGAAAAATGTCGTACCTTTGGTCACGCTTACAAATGTGAATGTGGTTTCGAAGGACCATAG
- a CDS encoding elongation factor 1-beta, whose amino-acid sequence MGEVLTTMKIMPDSPDVDLDAIKATIESSMPEGAKLHSMAEEPIAFGLVAIILQFITDDGEGGSEPVEEMVQAIEGVASIEITGVGRLM is encoded by the coding sequence ATGGGTGAAGTATTAACTACTATGAAAATCATGCCTGACAGTCCAGATGTAGATTTAGATGCTATTAAAGCTACTATCGAAAGTTCCATGCCTGAAGGAGCAAAACTCCACAGTATGGCTGAAGAACCTATCGCTTTTGGTTTAGTTGCTATTATCTTACAATTCATCACTGATGATGGTGAAGGTGGATCTGAACCTGTTGAAGAAATGGTTCAAGCTATCGAAGGCGTAGCTAGTATCGAAATTACTGGTGTCGGAAGATTAATGTAG